The nucleotide sequence GGCGTACCGCACAGGTGTCCCGGTTAAGGCGTACCTGGGGAGGTCCAGGGCCGCCCGCCTGTGCAAGGGGAGTGCTCGACCCATGGCAACCGAGCCCGGGTCACGAGGACCGTCGCCGTCGGATGACGGTTTCGACGAGCGGCTCAAAGCGGCGCGAAAACGGCGCGAGGCCGAAAAGTCGAAGTGGAAGCGGGTCGAGACCCAGGGCCCCAGCGGCCTGGGAATCGGCATGCGGATAGCGTCGGAGATCGTGGCGGCTATTCTCGTGTCCGTTGCCATCGGGCTGATGCTCGACAGGTTTCTGGGCACCAAACCCTGGATGCTGATTCTGTTCATCGTCCTCGGTTCGGGAGCAGCCATCAGCAATGTTATCCGCACCGGCCGGGAGCTGGATCGGAAGCAAAAAGAAGCGAAGGCCCGGGCGGCCGAGCAGGCGCAGCAGGAAAGCGCCGCGGAGTCCGAAGGGCGGGACGAGCGCAGGGATTAGGGCGAAACGTGGCTGAAACAGCAAATGGAGCCGAAGCAGGCTTCCCCGTCGACCCTCTCTATCAGTTTGTGATCAAGCCGATCGTGCCGATCGAGATCGGCGGCGTGGATCTGTCCTTCACCAATTCCTCGCTGTGGATGTTCATTACGATCGCCGCGGTGACCGCGCTCCTCACCTTCGCGACCCGCCGGCGGGCGCTGGTGCCGGGACGCCTGCAGTCCGTGGCCGAGCTGCTCTACGAGACCATCGCCAACATGGTGCGCGACAATGTCGGCAGCGCCGGACGCGCGTACTTTCCTTTCATCTTCACGCTCTTCATGTTCGTGCTGTTCGGCAACCTCTTGGGAATGGTGCCGAGTTCCTTCACCTTCACGAGCCACATCGTGGTGACCTTCTTCATGGCGATGACGATCTTCATCGCGGTGACGGTCATCGGCTTCGCGCGTCACGGCTTCGGCTATCTCCGCCTGTTCTTCCCGCATGGTGCGCCAGCCTGGACCGCGATCATCCTGGTTCCGGTGGAGTTGATCTCCTACTTTTCGCGGCCGGTCAGCCATTCGATGCGGCTTTTCGCCAACATGATGGCCGGCCACATCCTCTTGAAGGTCTTCGCGGGCTTCGTGTTGCTGCTCGGCGTTGCCGGTGTCGTACCGCTGGCGGCGCTGGTCGGGATCACCGCACTCGAGTTCCTGGTCGCAACCTTGCAGGCCTACATCTTCACTATTTTCGCGTGCGTCTATCTCCACGACGCGCTCTACCTCCACTAGACCTCGGGCCCCGCCACGACGAAGGGGCCTACGAAATCAACGTAAAACTTGGGAGTTGACGAAATGGATGTCGAAGCTGCGCGCATGATCGGTGCCGGTCTGGCGACCCTGGGCATGATCGGTGCTGGCCTGGGCCTAGGCAACGTGTGGTCGAGCTACTTCTCTGCGATCGCACGCAACCCAGCCTCGAAGGATGAGATTGGCGCCAGCATCTGGATCGGCTTCGCCGTGACCGAAGCTATCGCGATCTTCGCACTGGTCGTCGCTCTGCTCATCCTGTTCGGCTAGGATTAAGAGATCTTGCGGCTGCGACCGCCTTCGATGCCGGATGGGATCGATCGTCGGTACGCAGCCGCGACTGATTGCCGATCCGACCGCAAGGGCCTTCAAGGCGCCAAGGTCGGGTCGTCCATTCGGCCAGTAGCCCTAAGGTGACCAAGTCGTGAGCCGCACTATCTCCCGCCTCTTCGCCGCGCGTCAGACGGTCCGCTTCCTCTCGATGGGCACCGCCGCCGTCGTCACGCTGGTCGCAGCAACACCATTGCTGGCCGCCGAGCAGCAGGGCGGTCTGCCGCAACTCACGCAGACCGACACCTATGCCGGTCAGATCTTCTGGACCATCGTCACCTTCGGCATCCTCTATCTGGTGATGTCGAAGGTTGTGATTCCGCGGATCGGCAACGCCGTGGAAGAACGGCAGGACAAGATCGACGACGATTTGACCCGTGCCGGAAAGCTGAAGAGCGAGACCGAACAGGTCATCCAGGAATACGAAGCCGCCTTGGCGACGGCCCGCGACGCGGCGCGTGAAACCCACCGCAAGGCGACCGAGGCCTGGACCAAGAAGGCGGACAAGCTCGAGCAGGCCTTTGCCGACAAGCTGGCGAATCAGACCAGTGACGCGGAGCAACGCATTTCAGCCGCCAAAGCGGAGGCCTTGACCAACCTGAAGGAGGTCGCCACCGAGATCTCGGCGGCGGCCACGGCCAAGCTCCTCGGCGAGGCACCGAAGCCCACGGACGCCAAGAAGGCGGTAGAGGCCAGCATGACGAGTTCGGACGCTACAGGGGGACAGGTCTGATGCTGGGTAGCGAATATACCTGGATCACCCTCGCGCTCTTCATCTTCTTCGCCCTGGTGTTCTGGAAGGGCTTCAGGCCCGTTCTGAAGTCTCTGGACAGCCGCGCCGAGCGCATTCGCAAGGAACTCGACGAAGCTCAGACCCTGCGTGAAGACGCGCAAAAGATGCTGGCCGAGTACAAGCGCAAGCAACGCGATGCGATCCAGGAGGCCGAGGCTATCGTCGAGCACGCCAAGCTCGAGGCCGAACGCCTGCGCAAGTCCGCCGAGGCCGACTTGGAAGCGTCCTTGAAGCGTCGTGAAGACCTTGCCCTCGCCAAGATCGAGCAGGCCGAACAGAACGCTCTAAGCGAGGTCCGCAACCAGGCCGTGGACGTTGCGATCGCCGCGGCGGCCAAGCTGATCGCCGAGCAGGTTGACGACAAGAAGGCCGAGGAGTTGGCCGCCTCCGCCATCCAGGACGTTGCGCAAAGACTGAACTGACGTCAGGCGTAAGGCAGCTTTTCGAACAGAATTCCAGAGTCTGCGCTATGGTCTGCGCCCCGGTCCGAACGACCGGGGCATTTTCTTTGCGAGAGGGATGAAAGTCATGAGTAAGAGCAAGAGCGCCAGTGAGGCGCCGGCTGGTGAAATCGGTTTTGCGGACTTCCTCAAGGTCGATATTCGCGTTGGCCGCATTCTGCAGGCCGAACCCTTTCCGGAAGCGCGCAAGCCGGCGATCAAGCTTTGGGTCGACTTCGGCGAACCGATCGGCCTGCGCAAGACCTCGGCGCAGATCACCAAGTACTACAAACCGGAAGACCTCCCGGGCCGCCAGGTTGTGGCCGTGGTCAACTTCCCAGCCAAGCAGATCGGCGCTTTCATGAGCGAGATTCTGGTTCTTGGCGTGCCGGATGCCGAGGGCGAAGTGGTCATGCTCGGTCCCGACCGGGAGGTTCCGCTCGGCGGCCGGATGTACTGAACAGCGTTTTGAAGCGATACCACGAGACCAGATAGCGATCCGGTCTAGACCGCCACCTGCTCGATGCCACGTAGAGCGCCACGCCGCATGGCCGTGCGACTGGCCGGATGCAGGCCGCGAGCGGCCTGCCGGGCCATCTCAGCAGCCAACGCCGGGCTCAGCTCGGACTCCGGAACGTCCTCGAAGCCGAGACGCCGGTAGTAAGGGGCATTCCAGAGCACCCGGCGAAAGGTGGTCAGCAATACCCAGCGGCAACCGCGAGCCGCCGCGACCTCGGCCACCGCGTCGATCAGGCGCGCACCGATCCGCCGCCCGGCCGCGTCGGGCAGGATGTTCAATTCACCCAGATAAAGTTCGCCCTCCATCGGCGTGTAGAGCGCAAAGCCGAGCAACCTGTCGTGAGCATCGGCGGCAACCAAGATGCCCTCCTCGGCGGCCAGATCGCGAAACGCGGCCAACTCGGTCGGAGGCATCCGCGCGACCTCCGGATGGGGTGAGTCGCGAAACCGGCGTGCCGCAGCCGCCTCGATCTGGCGGAGCGTCGGCAGCTCCTCTCGCAACGGCGTCCGCAAACTGACGGGCAGCACGACTGCGGCAGACTCTCCTGTGACGCTTGGGGAGACGCTCATGTCAAATCGGGAACCAAAGCCGAGCGCGCAGACCGCCCAAAGGAGAGTCATCGAGAGTCAGATCGCCGCCATGGCCGCGGGCGACGTCGCGCGCGATGGTCAGCCCCAGCCCGGTGCCGCCGGTTTCGGGATTGCGGGATTCCTCCAGCCTGACGAAGGGTTTGAAGACTTCCTCGCGGCGCTCTTCCGGAATACCGGGTCCGTCGTCGTCCACCAGGATCTCGAGACCGCCGTGGCGGAGACCCACGCGCAACGACACCATGTTGCCGTAGCGCACGCCATTCACGAGCAGATTGGTCAAACAGCGCCGGAAGGCTTCGCGTTTGAGAGGCAGCGTGATCGGCTGCTCCATATGAAGATCGACGGTGGCACCCTCGCGCCGCGCGTCGGCCACGACACGGCGGATCAAGTCGGACAGGTTGGTCAGCTTCGCTTCCTCGCCTCCCTCGCCCCGCGCAAAGGCAAGGTAGCCATCGACCATGCGCTCCATCTGTTGAACGTCCTGCTTGAGGCTCTCAATCTCAGGCGCCCCCCCCAACATCGCCAACTCCAACTTCATACGGGTCAGCGGCGTTCTCAAGTCATGACTGACCCCGGCCAGCACGGTCGTACGCTGTTGAATCTGGCGCTTGATCCGCTCGCGCATCTGGAGGAAAGCCGCCGCAGCCTGACGGACCTCGTCGGCTCCCTCGGGTCTGAATCCGGTCAAGTCGCCCCCCCTGCCGAAGCTGTCCGCGGCCTGAGCCAGACGGGTGATGGCACGCACCTGAATTCGCATGACGAGAAAAGCGACGACGAACAACACGATCGACGAGCCCACCATCCACATCAGGAAGATGTAGGTCGTCACGCTGAACAGCCGCTTCCGGCTGACATCCATCACCAGCAGCTCACGGCCCAGATTCACCTCGATGATGACGTCTCGGGGCAAAGAGACCGTATCGACGGTGAAGCGCGGACCCAGACGCTCCATGAGAGCGGTCTCGAGACGTTCGTGCAAAATCGAGCCGAGACGCGGCTCCACCGACTCGCTCAGTTCGGCACCGGGGATCAGTTCCGCCTGCAGCCAGAAAATGTGCTGAGCCAGCGAGAGGACCTCGGACTGCGGCATCTCACCCGACTGCAACAGGCGCACCATCATCTCGACGTCGCCGGCGAGGCCCTGGGCAAGACGCCAAGTCGTCGTGTCGTAGTGACGGTCGTAGAA is from Algihabitans albus and encodes:
- a CDS encoding F0F1 ATP synthase subunit B family protein; this translates as MLGSEYTWITLALFIFFALVFWKGFRPVLKSLDSRAERIRKELDEAQTLREDAQKMLAEYKRKQRDAIQEAEAIVEHAKLEAERLRKSAEADLEASLKRREDLALAKIEQAEQNALSEVRNQAVDVAIAAAAKLIAEQVDDKKAEELAASAIQDVAQRLN
- a CDS encoding GNAT family N-acetyltransferase → MLPVSLRTPLREELPTLRQIEAAAARRFRDSPHPEVARMPPTELAAFRDLAAEEGILVAADAHDRLLGFALYTPMEGELYLGELNILPDAAGRRIGARLIDAVAEVAAARGCRWVLLTTFRRVLWNAPYYRRLGFEDVPESELSPALAAEMARQAARGLHPASRTAMRRGALRGIEQVAV
- a CDS encoding F0F1 ATP synthase subunit C, with the protein product MDVEAARMIGAGLATLGMIGAGLGLGNVWSSYFSAIARNPASKDEIGASIWIGFAVTEAIAIFALVVALLILFG
- a CDS encoding F0F1 ATP synthase subunit B family protein, producing MSRTISRLFAARQTVRFLSMGTAAVVTLVAATPLLAAEQQGGLPQLTQTDTYAGQIFWTIVTFGILYLVMSKVVIPRIGNAVEERQDKIDDDLTRAGKLKSETEQVIQEYEAALATARDAARETHRKATEAWTKKADKLEQAFADKLANQTSDAEQRISAAKAEALTNLKEVATEISAAATAKLLGEAPKPTDAKKAVEASMTSSDATGGQV
- a CDS encoding AtpZ/AtpI family protein; this encodes MATEPGSRGPSPSDDGFDERLKAARKRREAEKSKWKRVETQGPSGLGIGMRIASEIVAAILVSVAIGLMLDRFLGTKPWMLILFIVLGSGAAISNVIRTGRELDRKQKEAKARAAEQAQQESAAESEGRDERRD
- a CDS encoding tRNA-binding protein translates to MSKSKSASEAPAGEIGFADFLKVDIRVGRILQAEPFPEARKPAIKLWVDFGEPIGLRKTSAQITKYYKPEDLPGRQVVAVVNFPAKQIGAFMSEILVLGVPDAEGEVVMLGPDREVPLGGRMY
- a CDS encoding ATP-binding protein, whose protein sequence is MSSYEDRFERPAGMEDLSLSLGRPERLSLLKRLLPRGFLGRSVLILLLPLVLLQVISAWVFYDRHYDTTTWRLAQGLAGDVEMMVRLLQSGEMPQSEVLSLAQHIFWLQAELIPGAELSESVEPRLGSILHERLETALMERLGPRFTVDTVSLPRDVIIEVNLGRELLVMDVSRKRLFSVTTYIFLMWMVGSSIVLFVVAFLVMRIQVRAITRLAQAADSFGRGGDLTGFRPEGADEVRQAAAAFLQMRERIKRQIQQRTTVLAGVSHDLRTPLTRMKLELAMLGGAPEIESLKQDVQQMERMVDGYLAFARGEGGEEAKLTNLSDLIRRVVADARREGATVDLHMEQPITLPLKREAFRRCLTNLLVNGVRYGNMVSLRVGLRHGGLEILVDDDGPGIPEERREEVFKPFVRLEESRNPETGGTGLGLTIARDVARGHGGDLTLDDSPLGGLRARLWFPI
- a CDS encoding F0F1 ATP synthase subunit A, translating into MAETANGAEAGFPVDPLYQFVIKPIVPIEIGGVDLSFTNSSLWMFITIAAVTALLTFATRRRALVPGRLQSVAELLYETIANMVRDNVGSAGRAYFPFIFTLFMFVLFGNLLGMVPSSFTFTSHIVVTFFMAMTIFIAVTVIGFARHGFGYLRLFFPHGAPAWTAIILVPVELISYFSRPVSHSMRLFANMMAGHILLKVFAGFVLLLGVAGVVPLAALVGITALEFLVATLQAYIFTIFACVYLHDALYLH